One genomic region from Phragmites australis chromosome 1, lpPhrAust1.1, whole genome shotgun sequence encodes:
- the LOC133911510 gene encoding uncharacterized protein LOC133911510, translating into MAHRFCFEASDRSLRDILSINEPANTKEPFGGMKILLGGDFRQVLPVINHGSATDAINASLISSPLWQYFTVFKLTINMQLQNPSLNNDEKQKIARFAKWILDIGEGRIPACDGNNDADERWIELPRELLLQPTYDNIEAITSVVYDELTRKYASVQYLAERVVICPLNHTVDEINDIMLKKVPGNSKIYFSYDSIVNSIKQPDDFPVLYPSEFLNSITLNNFPQHMLTLKIDVPVVLLHNIDQSIGLCNGTRLLIVRLGDHIIEAKIITGYHIGHQVCIPRIVVHGSSPKWPFTLARRQFPIKICYALTINKYQGQTLQKAGVYLKSPVFSHGQLYVAISRVRSQEGLIILIENDDGTAGTTTKNIVYRKILDHI; encoded by the coding sequence ATGGCACATAGATTTTGTTTTGAAGCATCAGATCGAAGTTTAAGAGATATTTTATCAATCAATGAACCTGCAAACACCAAAGAACCATTCGGTGGCATGAAGATATTGCTAGGTGGTGACTTTAGACAAGTTCTTCCAGTAATAAACCATGGCAGTGCAACAGATGCGATTAATGCATCCCTTATTAGCTCTCCTCTCTGGCAATATTTCACGGTATTCAAGCTGACTATTAATATGCAACTTCAGAATCCTAGCTTAAACAAtgatgaaaaacaaaaaatagctcGATTTGCAAAATGGATCTTAGATATCGGTGAAGGTAGGATTCCAGCTTGTGATGGTAACAATGATGCTGATGAAAGATGGATAGAATTGCCTCGGGAACTATTGTTACAACCAACTTATGATAATATCGAAGCAATAACAAGTGTGGTATATGATGAATTGACTAGAAAATATGCCTCTGTACAATACCTTGCTGAAAGGGTTGTGATCTGTCCATTAAATCACACTGTAGACGAAATAAATGATATAATGCTGAAAAAAGTTCCTGGAAATAGCAAGATATACTTCAGTTATGATAGCATTGTCAATTCAATAAAACAACCAGATGACTTCCCAGTTTTGTATCCATCAGAATTTCTTAATTCTATAACACTAAATAATTTCCCACAACATATGCTTACTCTAAAGATTGATGTCCCTGTCGTATTGTTACATAATATTGATCAATCAATAGGGCTTTGCAATGGGACTCGATTACTTATTGTAAGGTTAGGTGATCATATCATTGAAGCAAAAATCATCACAGGATACCATATTGGACACCAAGTTTGCATTCCAAGAATTGTTGTACATGGAAGCAGTCCAAAATGGCCTTTTACTCTGGCAAGACGCCAATTTCCAATCAAAATTTGTTATGCATTAACAATCAATAAATATCAAGGACAAACACTACAAAAAGCTGGTGTATATTTGAAAAGCCCTGTATTTTCTCATGGACAATTATATGTTGCAATTTCAAGAGTCAGATCACAAGAAGGCTTGATAATACTGATTGAGAATGATGACGGAACAGCTGGAACTACTACAAAAAATATTGTCTATAGAAAGATCTTAGACCATATATGA